A portion of the Segatella copri DSM 18205 genome contains these proteins:
- a CDS encoding type II toxin-antitoxin system RelE/ParE family toxin, with translation MSCKIFTFPSFEKEAKRLNKRYKSFKSDLKELMNELSSSPSLGADLGGGLRKVRMAIKSKGTGKSGGARIITVVLADIKDGLGLLYIYDKSERSTIKGKELTDLLKKNGLV, from the coding sequence ATGAGTTGTAAGATATTTACTTTCCCTTCTTTTGAAAAGGAAGCTAAACGATTGAATAAGCGCTATAAGTCGTTTAAATCTGATTTGAAGGAATTGATGAATGAGTTAAGTTCTTCCCCCTCTTTGGGTGCAGATTTAGGTGGCGGCTTGCGTAAGGTTCGTATGGCTATTAAATCGAAAGGAACTGGTAAAAGTGGCGGTGCCCGTATTATAACAGTTGTGTTAGCCGATATAAAGGATGGTCTCGGCTTGCTTTATATTTATGATAAATCGGAGCGGAGTACTATAAAGGGGAAAGAATTGACAGATTTGTTGAAGAAGAATGGCTTAGTTTGA
- a CDS encoding helix-turn-helix domain-containing protein — protein sequence MTNLNRLKVVLVECGKTGKWLAGQLGKSNCTVSKWCSNSIQPDLVTLNKIAKILDVDVRSLLNNTKEED from the coding sequence ATGACAAATCTCAACAGACTAAAAGTTGTGCTTGTGGAATGTGGCAAGACTGGCAAATGGCTTGCAGGACAGTTGGGTAAATCAAATTGTACTGTTAGTAAATGGTGTAGTAATAGTATTCAGCCAGACTTGGTTACTTTGAACAAAATCGCAAAAATATTAGATGTTGACGTAAGAAGTTTGCTCAACAATACAAAAGAAGAGGATTGA
- a CDS encoding DNA cytosine methyltransferase, translated as MSNYTFTQLFRKGQESLNQWQPQAKRTSEAAFDVIDFFCCGGGMSLGFASLQEYFRIIGGVDINSTSLKTYELNYGTPVMNADITTISPNSNVVQQTFKINKKRPLVVIGCAPCQGFSAHRKKDSDKPEDKRNTLIGYFSDIAVNLNPDFVVMENVPEILTGKYKMHYEEAKNVFIQNGYYVVQRVYNAAGFGVPQARIRAIIVASKYKNFVLPDEMLSVEEYKTVRDAIADLPHVDARHQIPMVDRYHRCSTHKQSTIDVIAQVPHDGGSRPKGVGPKCLDKVNGFSDVYGRLRWDKPSITITQYARNPASGRYSHPEQNRGLTIREVARLQSFPDGYLWNGSLGDAFKQIGEAVPPLLALAIATQIALTIKTQENNE; from the coding sequence ATGTCAAATTATACATTTACACAGCTATTTCGTAAGGGGCAGGAGTCTCTCAACCAATGGCAGCCTCAGGCGAAAAGAACTTCTGAGGCAGCTTTTGATGTAATTGACTTTTTCTGTTGCGGTGGTGGAATGTCTTTAGGATTTGCCTCTTTGCAGGAGTACTTCCGAATCATAGGTGGTGTGGATATCAATAGTACTTCATTAAAGACGTATGAGTTGAATTATGGAACTCCTGTGATGAACGCTGACATTACAACCATATCACCAAATTCAAATGTGGTTCAACAAACCTTCAAGATAAATAAAAAACGTCCTTTAGTAGTAATTGGATGCGCTCCATGTCAAGGCTTTTCCGCTCATCGCAAAAAGGATAGCGATAAGCCAGAAGACAAAAGAAACACTTTAATTGGTTACTTCTCTGACATTGCTGTAAATCTTAATCCTGATTTTGTGGTTATGGAGAATGTGCCAGAAATTCTTACTGGCAAATATAAGATGCACTACGAGGAAGCTAAAAACGTGTTCATCCAGAACGGCTATTATGTGGTCCAACGGGTTTACAATGCTGCAGGATTTGGTGTTCCTCAAGCAAGAATTAGAGCTATAATTGTAGCTTCAAAATATAAGAATTTTGTACTGCCTGACGAAATGCTATCCGTAGAGGAATACAAGACAGTACGTGATGCTATTGCCGATTTACCACATGTGGATGCAAGACACCAAATTCCAATGGTTGATAGGTACCATCGTTGCTCGACCCATAAACAAAGTACAATTGATGTAATAGCACAAGTACCCCATGATGGTGGAAGTCGCCCCAAAGGGGTTGGTCCAAAATGTTTGGACAAAGTAAATGGCTTTAGCGATGTTTACGGACGATTAAGATGGGATAAACCCTCTATAACTATCACACAATATGCCAGAAATCCGGCAAGTGGTAGATACTCCCATCCTGAACAGAACAGAGGATTGACCATACGTGAAGTCGCTCGCTTGCAAAGTTTTCCTGATGGTTATCTTTGGAATGGTAGTTTGGGAGACGCCTTTAAGCAAATCGGAGAAGCCGTTCCCCCTCTACTAGCATTAGCAATTGCCACACAAATAGCATTAACAATTAAAACGCAAGAAAACAATGAATAA
- a CDS encoding DNA cytosine methyltransferase, with product MNKKYKCIDCFCGAGGLCLGLIQAGFDILYSFDIEAKAIATIKANPEYFKNHKAETRDIYDVETAELLKSLNLKSGELDLLAGGPPCQGFSVQRIGADLDERNHLVEEYISKVIAIRPKMFILENVPGIEGKRGKNILHSALEKVEKSGYFIHEKILDAQDYGVPQRRKRVVIVGERKDHKIPLFEYPKPQEHKITVREAIAYLPEPPEDGSDHPHISLHRRDRLSAKNIARLQALKPGQGRDFLPPELLADCHKVSSKLIGHRNVYGRMPWDDVAPTITARFDSFTRGMFGHPEQNRSISLREGAILQTFPADFVFVGNKVEVARQIGNAVPVAMAMAVGLQIKKCLDKWNN from the coding sequence ATGAATAAAAAATATAAATGCATAGATTGCTTCTGCGGGGCAGGTGGATTGTGCCTTGGTCTAATTCAGGCAGGCTTTGATATTCTCTATAGTTTTGATATTGAGGCAAAAGCGATAGCTACCATAAAAGCGAACCCTGAGTATTTTAAAAATCATAAAGCAGAAACGCGTGATATTTATGACGTAGAAACAGCAGAGCTGTTGAAATCGCTAAACCTCAAATCTGGCGAACTTGATTTGTTAGCCGGCGGTCCTCCGTGCCAAGGCTTTTCTGTCCAAAGAATCGGAGCAGACCTTGACGAACGTAATCATCTTGTTGAGGAGTATATCAGCAAGGTTATTGCTATTCGGCCAAAGATGTTCATACTCGAGAATGTTCCTGGTATAGAAGGTAAAAGAGGTAAAAATATTCTGCATAGTGCCCTGGAAAAGGTTGAGAAAAGTGGATATTTCATTCATGAAAAGATACTCGATGCACAAGATTATGGCGTCCCTCAGCGCAGGAAAAGGGTTGTAATAGTTGGTGAGAGGAAGGATCATAAAATTCCACTCTTTGAATATCCAAAGCCACAAGAACATAAAATCACGGTAAGAGAAGCAATTGCATATCTTCCAGAACCGCCTGAAGATGGAAGCGATCATCCGCACATTTCCTTGCATCGTAGAGATAGGTTGTCTGCAAAAAATATTGCGCGATTGCAGGCACTTAAACCTGGGCAAGGTCGCGATTTTCTTCCTCCTGAACTACTTGCAGATTGTCATAAGGTAAGTTCTAAATTAATTGGGCATAGAAATGTATATGGTAGAATGCCGTGGGATGATGTTGCTCCTACTATAACTGCACGCTTTGATAGTTTCACACGTGGGATGTTTGGGCATCCTGAACAGAACCGAAGTATTTCACTACGCGAGGGGGCTATACTGCAAACGTTCCCCGCAGATTTTGTTTTTGTGGGAAATAAAGTTGAAGTAGCACGCCAAATAGGCAACGCTGTTCCAGTAGCTATGGCTATGGCAGTAGGATTACAAATAAAAAAATGTCTTGACAAATGGAACAATTGA
- a CDS encoding type ISP restriction/modification enzyme, whose translation MEQLNKILAEYVKRLGNDYETAIATGNATPELSFRPALDDFLVQMSGFIDRKIDRIFEPRQQGKYGRPDWLFCNKDTMGIYGYVEAKSFNPNVVLNPVDYERQVKRYLYLGNPVILTDGIDFIVYYPNKTSSLISVCKKPINWNAPELNSDIFPMFKNFFKKEGFRTISEKQLVAELSKRAKHLCEDLEGILDINEDEAENETERKTIISLKHLWDVAAKSHDKSLADNHTFAGFVAQILAFGLLYAHRYVNEKDITPADKYQKLQVFWNSPSFKTQALRLQPFKTLVNALADELNSPFSKIGIWYDNTRRMLSCIRLSEHQITTPNFHELYESFLAAYDGKTRNDFGAWYTPMPLAEYAAKFVDAILPSVLPGENVRDKAIKVVDPCCGTGTFIEAVLNKMPLLEGSKIIGFEILPVPYALANYRISMLDVTDNTDIVVVLTNTLSDSTFKQTHIEGRASDVVSTFFLNEQRKAKKLSEPPLTIIIGNPPCSDSVDINNEGKIIAKLMNDFRPKVRKGRSNKQKQLANEMTKFLRWCLFKAEKSRPSIFALVLPSTFAQNESFVNARKYLVEHVSEMWVLDFDVDNRAGHNAENLFNTLQGRLLLVGTLRELDLSIPHIHYKCIYPLSKREKIEFFNANVDLADWEDVKIGKRYLFKPTLDVNEELYSKFWHLKSEYEPAIFDRDCSGLKLAPTHLLVHFSKGTLKRRSRFIADENNTYEQIKDCWYKGQMKPPAQKKLTHEVKKALANSDMRIVDYSFRPFLTASLILDNSLMDALRNTPGGGMRERPEVQAAYSDEGVFGFAVAPAPADISPVIKKFSSFCWYIPDNDLATRGNAHIFCNRFPEYKAGGKEWEGKAVTNINKNLLQRLVAIFGESVNQLTDEIVYYSYASLNSNFYMKAFEGKLHTVAGEWASIPITSDKSLFESMAKVGKNMANIERKEYKAKESTLITVLENVSSNNYQEFKLSDYQISEGKIILLDEHESAIVSVGVSDTILRFEASGYNIIEQWLKYHRYAYYRKVCSNEDIHDLFNLIGRIAEYQTEAAISDGIMKKILKGELIKPIK comes from the coding sequence ATGGAACAATTGAATAAAATACTAGCAGAATATGTAAAGCGACTTGGCAATGACTACGAAACAGCTATTGCCACAGGTAATGCTACACCGGAGCTTTCGTTTCGTCCAGCATTAGATGATTTTCTCGTGCAGATGTCTGGATTCATAGATCGTAAGATTGATAGAATCTTTGAGCCTCGTCAGCAAGGAAAATATGGTCGTCCTGATTGGTTGTTCTGCAATAAGGACACAATGGGAATCTATGGTTATGTAGAAGCAAAGAGCTTCAATCCAAATGTTGTTCTTAATCCTGTCGATTATGAAAGACAGGTAAAGCGTTATCTGTATTTGGGCAATCCGGTGATTCTTACAGATGGGATCGACTTCATTGTGTATTATCCCAATAAGACATCATCTCTTATATCTGTCTGTAAAAAGCCTATCAATTGGAATGCGCCAGAATTAAATTCGGACATATTCCCTATGTTCAAGAATTTTTTCAAAAAGGAAGGGTTCAGAACTATTAGTGAGAAACAACTTGTTGCCGAATTGTCTAAACGTGCTAAGCACCTTTGTGAGGATTTAGAAGGAATCCTCGACATTAATGAAGATGAGGCAGAAAATGAAACTGAAAGAAAAACAATCATTTCGTTGAAGCATTTGTGGGATGTAGCCGCTAAGAGTCATGACAAGTCGCTTGCCGATAATCATACATTTGCAGGATTTGTTGCACAAATACTTGCATTTGGCTTACTTTATGCCCATCGTTATGTAAACGAAAAGGACATCACACCAGCCGATAAGTACCAAAAGTTACAGGTCTTTTGGAATTCACCTTCATTTAAGACACAAGCTTTACGTCTACAACCTTTCAAAACCCTTGTAAATGCACTTGCAGATGAACTTAATTCCCCATTCAGTAAAATAGGTATTTGGTATGACAATACTAGACGCATGCTTTCTTGCATTCGCTTGTCGGAGCATCAGATTACCACTCCTAATTTTCATGAACTCTATGAGTCATTTCTTGCTGCTTACGATGGCAAGACAAGAAATGACTTTGGGGCATGGTATACCCCTATGCCATTGGCAGAGTACGCAGCAAAGTTTGTTGATGCAATCCTGCCGTCTGTATTGCCAGGAGAAAATGTACGTGATAAAGCCATCAAGGTTGTTGATCCTTGCTGTGGTACTGGCACATTTATCGAAGCTGTTCTCAACAAGATGCCCCTTCTTGAAGGCTCTAAGATTATTGGATTTGAGATTTTACCTGTTCCATATGCTTTAGCCAACTATCGTATTTCAATGTTAGACGTTACCGACAATACTGATATTGTAGTTGTTCTTACAAATACGTTGAGTGATTCTACTTTCAAACAAACACATATAGAAGGAAGAGCAAGCGATGTCGTTTCCACCTTTTTTTTGAATGAACAACGAAAAGCCAAGAAACTCTCAGAACCACCGTTGACTATCATAATTGGTAATCCACCTTGTTCTGATTCTGTTGACATCAACAACGAGGGAAAGATTATTGCAAAACTTATGAACGATTTCCGTCCGAAAGTTCGTAAGGGGCGTTCAAACAAACAGAAGCAATTGGCAAACGAAATGACTAAGTTTCTGCGTTGGTGTCTGTTTAAGGCAGAGAAGAGTCGTCCTTCCATCTTCGCACTTGTTCTTCCATCCACGTTTGCGCAGAACGAATCATTTGTAAACGCCCGAAAGTATTTGGTAGAACATGTTAGCGAAATGTGGGTATTAGATTTTGATGTTGATAATCGAGCAGGTCATAATGCAGAAAACCTATTCAATACGCTTCAAGGAAGATTGTTGCTTGTTGGTACGCTTAGAGAACTGGATTTATCAATTCCTCATATTCACTACAAATGTATTTATCCACTCAGCAAACGTGAAAAGATTGAATTCTTTAATGCAAATGTCGATTTGGCTGATTGGGAAGATGTTAAAATAGGCAAGAGATACCTTTTCAAGCCTACATTAGATGTTAATGAAGAGTTGTATTCTAAGTTCTGGCATTTGAAGTCAGAATATGAACCTGCCATCTTTGATCGTGATTGCTCTGGATTAAAACTTGCACCTACACATCTGCTTGTGCATTTTTCTAAGGGTACATTGAAAAGACGTAGCCGTTTCATTGCTGACGAAAACAATACATACGAGCAAATTAAGGATTGTTGGTACAAAGGTCAAATGAAACCACCTGCACAGAAGAAACTTACGCATGAGGTTAAAAAAGCCCTTGCGAATAGTGATATGAGGATTGTTGATTATTCCTTTCGACCGTTCCTTACTGCAAGTTTAATATTAGATAATTCTTTAATGGATGCTTTGAGGAATACGCCAGGAGGGGGGATGCGTGAACGTCCGGAGGTACAAGCCGCCTACAGCGATGAGGGAGTTTTTGGTTTCGCAGTTGCTCCAGCACCTGCAGATATAAGTCCTGTAATCAAGAAATTCTCATCTTTCTGTTGGTATATTCCTGATAATGATCTCGCCACACGCGGGAATGCTCACATCTTCTGCAATCGTTTCCCAGAGTACAAAGCTGGAGGAAAAGAATGGGAAGGTAAAGCCGTTACTAATATTAATAAGAATTTGCTTCAACGGCTTGTTGCAATATTTGGGGAATCTGTTAACCAGTTGACAGATGAGATTGTTTACTATTCCTATGCATCTTTGAATTCCAACTTCTATATGAAGGCATTTGAAGGTAAGTTGCATACGGTTGCTGGGGAATGGGCATCTATTCCAATAACTTCTGACAAATCATTGTTTGAATCAATGGCGAAAGTAGGAAAGAATATGGCAAATATAGAACGCAAGGAATACAAAGCTAAGGAATCTACATTGATAACTGTATTAGAAAATGTTTCATCTAACAATTATCAGGAGTTTAAACTGTCTGATTATCAGATATCAGAAGGAAAAATCATCCTTCTTGACGAACATGAATCTGCAATTGTTTCCGTCGGTGTTTCTGACACCATCTTGCGATTTGAAGCCTCAGGTTACAACATCATAGAACAATGGCTTAAGTATCATCGTTATGCCTATTATCGTAAAGTATGCTCGAACGAAGATATTCATGATCTCTTCAATTTAATTGGAAGAATAGCAGAATATCAGACAGAAGCAGCAATAAGTGATGGTATCATGAAAAAGATTCTCAAAGGAGAATTAATAAAGCCAATTAAATAG
- a CDS encoding DUF2442 domain-containing protein: MILTVKDVDYLGDYTLLCTFNDGVTKKVDLQPLLKYPAFAELKDKKKFVQFGLDQTIFWYNGADIAPEYLYDNGVMA, translated from the coding sequence ATGATACTAACAGTTAAAGATGTAGATTATTTAGGAGATTATACTCTTCTTTGTACATTTAATGACGGAGTGACGAAGAAGGTTGATTTGCAGCCTCTGTTGAAATATCCGGCATTTGCAGAATTGAAGGACAAGAAAAAGTTCGTTCAATTCGGACTAGACCAAACTATCTTCTGGTATAATGGAGCTGATATTGCTCCGGAATATCTCTATGATAATGGTGTTATGGCTTAA
- the rpiB gene encoding ribose 5-phosphate isomerase B, translated as MEVKTVGIACDHAGFPLKQFVLEYLEKKGYPVKDYGTYSDASVDYPDFGHALAKGIESGEVYPGIGICGSGEGIAMTLNKHQGVRAGLAWCKEIAHLVRQHNDANVLVLPGRFVDNKTAEAILDEFFATTFEGGRHERRVKKIPVQQ; from the coding sequence ATGGAAGTAAAGACAGTTGGTATTGCATGCGATCACGCAGGTTTTCCATTGAAGCAATTTGTATTGGAATATTTGGAAAAGAAGGGTTATCCTGTAAAGGATTATGGTACATACAGCGATGCGAGTGTAGACTATCCTGACTTCGGTCATGCTCTTGCTAAAGGCATTGAGAGCGGCGAAGTATATCCAGGTATCGGCATTTGCGGCAGCGGCGAAGGTATCGCCATGACATTGAATAAACATCAGGGTGTACGTGCCGGATTGGCATGGTGCAAGGAGATTGCTCATTTGGTTCGTCAGCACAACGATGCCAACGTATTGGTACTTCCAGGTCGTTTCGTAGACAACAAGACCGCCGAGGCTATTCTCGACGAGTTCTTTGCCACAACATTCGAGGGTGGCCGTCACGAGCGTCGCGTCAAGAAGATTCCTGTTCAGCAGTAA
- a CDS encoding transketolase family protein gives MNDIKVMNHAADNIRILAASMVEKANSGHPGGAMGGSDFINVLFSEYLVYDPSDPTWTGRDRFFLDPGHMSPMLYAGLALRGFFSMEDLKQFRQWGSVTPGHPELDLERGIENSSGPLGQGHALAAGAAVAEKFLEARLGSTMMQHKIYAYISDGAVEEEISQGVGRIAGNLGLNNLIMFYDSNDIQLSTECGVVMNEDTEMKYKAWGWNVIKINGNDVAQIREALDAAQKEQDRPTLIIGKTVMGKGALRADGTSYEACINTHGAPLGGDAYVNTIKHLGGDPENPFVIFDDVKEIYAKRAEELKKIVAERKAAEAEWRKANPEKAAQMDEWFSGKAPKVDWSKVEQKAGSATRAASAACLGVLAEQVPNMICASADLSNSDKTDGFLKKTKSIVRGDFSGAFFQAGVAELTMADMCIGMMLHGGVVAAMGTFFVFSDYMKPAVRIAALMQVPVKFIWTHDAFRVGEDGPTHEPVEQEAQIRLMEKLKNHAGKDSVRVFRPADADETTVCWKLAMENVETPTALIFSRQGIAKLPEGTDYEQAAKGAYIVAGSDENPDVILVASGSEVSTLEAGCEALRADGIKVRVVSAPSEGLFRGQSKEYQESVLPKNAKIFGMTAGLPVTLQGLVGANGKVWGMESFGFSAPYKVLDEKLGYTGENVYKQVKAFLAEA, from the coding sequence ATGAACGACATTAAAGTAATGAATCATGCAGCTGATAACATCCGTATCTTGGCTGCTTCAATGGTAGAAAAGGCAAATTCCGGTCACCCAGGTGGTGCTATGGGTGGTTCTGACTTCATCAACGTGCTCTTCTCTGAGTACCTGGTTTATGATCCATCAGATCCAACATGGACAGGTCGTGACCGTTTCTTCCTCGACCCAGGTCACATGAGTCCAATGCTCTATGCAGGTTTGGCTTTGCGTGGTTTCTTCTCAATGGAAGACCTCAAGCAGTTCCGCCAGTGGGGTTCTGTAACTCCTGGTCACCCAGAGCTCGACCTTGAGCGTGGTATCGAGAACTCATCTGGTCCTCTCGGTCAGGGTCATGCCCTCGCAGCTGGTGCAGCTGTTGCAGAGAAGTTCCTCGAGGCTCGTCTGGGTTCAACCATGATGCAGCACAAGATCTACGCATACATCTCTGATGGTGCTGTAGAGGAAGAGATTTCTCAGGGTGTTGGTCGTATCGCCGGTAACCTCGGTCTGAACAACCTCATCATGTTCTACGATTCTAACGACATCCAGCTCTCTACAGAGTGTGGCGTTGTAATGAACGAGGATACAGAGATGAAGTACAAGGCTTGGGGCTGGAATGTCATCAAGATCAACGGTAACGACGTAGCTCAGATTCGTGAGGCGCTCGATGCTGCCCAGAAGGAGCAGGACCGTCCTACCCTCATCATCGGTAAGACCGTAATGGGTAAGGGTGCTCTCCGCGCAGACGGCACAAGCTACGAGGCTTGCATCAATACTCACGGTGCTCCTCTCGGTGGCGACGCTTACGTTAATACCATCAAGCACCTCGGTGGTGATCCTGAGAATCCATTCGTTATCTTCGACGATGTAAAGGAAATCTACGCTAAGCGTGCTGAGGAGTTGAAGAAGATCGTAGCTGAGCGCAAGGCTGCAGAGGCTGAGTGGCGCAAGGCTAACCCAGAGAAGGCTGCCCAGATGGATGAGTGGTTCAGCGGCAAGGCTCCTAAGGTAGACTGGAGCAAGGTTGAGCAGAAGGCTGGTTCAGCTACACGTGCAGCATCAGCTGCCTGTCTCGGTGTTTTGGCAGAGCAGGTTCCTAACATGATCTGTGCTTCTGCTGACCTTTCTAACTCTGATAAGACAGATGGTTTCTTGAAGAAGACCAAGAGCATCGTTCGTGGTGATTTCTCAGGTGCTTTCTTTCAGGCAGGTGTTGCTGAGTTGACAATGGCTGATATGTGTATCGGTATGATGCTCCACGGTGGTGTGGTTGCAGCAATGGGTACATTCTTCGTATTCTCTGATTATATGAAGCCAGCTGTTCGTATCGCTGCCCTGATGCAGGTTCCAGTGAAGTTCATCTGGACTCACGATGCATTCCGCGTTGGTGAGGATGGACCTACTCACGAGCCAGTTGAGCAGGAGGCACAGATCCGCTTGATGGAGAAGTTGAAGAACCACGCAGGTAAGGACAGCGTTCGCGTATTCCGTCCAGCTGATGCTGACGAGACTACAGTTTGCTGGAAGCTCGCTATGGAGAATGTTGAGACTCCTACAGCTTTGATCTTCTCTCGCCAGGGCATCGCTAAATTGCCAGAGGGAACAGACTATGAGCAGGCAGCCAAGGGTGCTTACATCGTAGCAGGCAGCGACGAGAATCCAGACGTTATCCTCGTAGCTAGCGGTTCTGAGGTTTCTACATTGGAGGCTGGTTGCGAGGCTTTGCGTGCCGACGGCATCAAGGTTCGCGTGGTAAGTGCTCCATCAGAGGGCTTGTTCCGCGGTCAGAGCAAGGAGTATCAGGAGAGCGTATTGCCAAAGAACGCTAAGATCTTCGGTATGACTGCCGGTCTTCCTGTAACACTCCAGGGTCTCGTAGGCGCTAATGGTAAGGTTTGGGGTATGGAGAGCTTCGGTTTCTCAGCTCCTTACAAGGTACTTGATGAGAAGCTCGGTTACACAGGCGAGAACGTTTACAAGCAGGTAAAGGCTTTCTTGGCAGAGGCTTAA
- a CDS encoding alpha-N-arabinofuranosidase codes for MMKKLFATTLLSTAVAFSAQAQDVTGTIHANQGTQKINKEIYGQFAEHLGSCIYGGLWVGPDSKIPNTQGYRNDVLQALKDLKVPVLRWPGGCFADEYHWMDGIGPREKRPKMQNNNWGGTIEDNSFGTHEFLNLCEMLGCEPYISGNVGSGTVEELAKWVEYMTSDGDTPMAKLRRQNGRDKAWKVKYLGVGNESWGCGGNMRPEYYSDLFRRYSVYCRNYDGNQLYKIASGASDYDYNWTKVLMDRIGNRANAISLHYYTVTGWTGSKGSATKFNNEDYYWTMGKALGIEDVIKKHEAIMDKADPKKQVALLVDEWGTWWDEEPGTIKGHLYQQNCMRDAFVAALSLNVFHRHTERVKMTNIAQIVNVLQSMILTDTKGTGHMVLTPTYHVFNMYKDFQEATYLPMDVKCDSMDVRGDDHARDGRKIPLVSTSAAKKADGTIVVALANVSLDKAQQVEFNLDGAAAPKTVTGQILSCNKVSDYNDFAHPDVVKPAVFKDAKVKKNTLKVKIPAKSIVVLKIK; via the coding sequence ATGATGAAGAAACTATTCGCTACCACATTGCTTTCAACAGCAGTTGCATTCTCAGCTCAAGCTCAGGATGTAACAGGAACAATCCATGCCAACCAGGGAACACAGAAAATCAATAAAGAGATTTATGGCCAGTTTGCCGAGCATCTCGGAAGTTGTATCTATGGTGGTCTTTGGGTAGGTCCTGATTCTAAGATTCCTAACACTCAGGGTTACCGCAACGACGTGCTCCAAGCCCTCAAGGACCTGAAAGTACCTGTATTAAGATGGCCTGGAGGATGCTTCGCTGACGAGTATCACTGGATGGATGGTATCGGTCCACGTGAGAAGCGACCAAAGATGCAGAACAACAACTGGGGTGGAACCATTGAGGACAACTCTTTTGGTACACACGAGTTTCTGAATCTCTGCGAGATGTTGGGTTGCGAGCCTTACATCAGCGGTAACGTGGGTTCCGGCACTGTTGAGGAATTGGCAAAGTGGGTGGAATATATGACCAGCGATGGAGATACTCCTATGGCAAAACTCCGCCGACAGAACGGCCGCGACAAGGCCTGGAAGGTAAAATACCTCGGTGTTGGTAACGAAAGTTGGGGCTGCGGTGGCAACATGCGTCCTGAGTATTATTCAGATCTCTTCCGCCGCTACTCTGTTTATTGCCGCAACTATGACGGAAACCAGCTCTATAAGATTGCATCTGGAGCGAGCGATTACGATTATAACTGGACTAAGGTATTGATGGACCGCATCGGCAACCGTGCCAACGCCATCTCTCTACATTATTATACAGTAACAGGCTGGACAGGCAGCAAGGGTTCTGCCACCAAGTTCAACAATGAGGATTACTACTGGACCATGGGCAAGGCGCTCGGCATAGAAGATGTCATCAAGAAGCACGAGGCTATCATGGACAAGGCTGATCCAAAGAAGCAGGTAGCCCTCCTCGTTGACGAATGGGGAACCTGGTGGGATGAGGAGCCTGGCACTATCAAGGGCCACCTCTATCAGCAGAACTGTATGCGCGATGCCTTCGTTGCTGCGCTCTCGCTGAATGTATTCCACCGCCATACAGAGCGTGTGAAGATGACCAATATCGCACAGATTGTCAACGTACTCCAGTCAATGATCCTGACAGATACAAAGGGAACAGGTCACATGGTTCTGACTCCAACCTATCATGTATTCAACATGTACAAGGACTTCCAGGAGGCAACCTATCTCCCAATGGATGTAAAGTGCGACTCTATGGATGTTCGCGGCGATGATCACGCAAGAGATGGAAGAAAGATTCCATTGGTATCTACTTCAGCAGCCAAGAAGGCAGATGGAACCATTGTGGTTGCTCTTGCCAATGTCAGCCTTGACAAGGCTCAGCAGGTAGAGTTTAATCTGGATGGTGCAGCTGCTCCGAAAACTGTAACAGGACAGATTCTTTCCTGCAACAAGGTGAGCGATTACAACGACTTCGCACACCCGGATGTAGTGAAGCCTGCAGTTTTTAAGGATGCAAAAGTAAAGAAAAACACCCTTAAAGTAAAAATTCCTGCAAAATCTATCGTAGTTTTGAAAATAAAATAG